In the genome of Raphanus sativus cultivar WK10039 chromosome 9, ASM80110v3, whole genome shotgun sequence, the window gcatagtattttgaagaatttttttagtaataaaaattatatacttataaaaatatagctaaataatatttcgaaattttaattattattatatttatatttaatttattatttattgttatattaattatgatatataaattattgccatattttaaaaacttaccttaaatataaatcaatattaaatgtaaatatgtcataattatctttaagttattaccatattttaaaaaattatcttaaatataaatcaacactaaatataaatatccatgtcataatttatttcaagccatgtcatcaacGTTGGTGtgccatgtcataatttttctttcaaaattaatatggtgatgacacatgtcaaaatcacttctcaaatatagactaggggatgtTTAACCAACTACGCtactaaacttttaattttgCAATTTTCAAACCCATTATTGAATTAGCACATTTACGGAAATAgatatatttatcatataacTATTTACACTTGACGATTATTGGACCTCCTAATTTAATGGTTTCGATAAGTGGTTCTACTATAGAACTATTTACactattatatttgttatatatactCATAGTCCCCATTTCATATGTATAAATAAGACCCAATCCACCCATCATTGTTTTGACTCCTACTACTTAAAAACCGAAATCACAAAACATTTACTTAAACTATCTTTCTCGATGAGAGACTCCGCAACAACAACATCTACTAAATCCTCACCGTTGTGGAAACCATTTGCCTCAAACTGTTGCTCCGTCGATGACCAAACTGTCTTTGCCAATCTAAGCCGTTGCCGACCTTCGAGATCAGAGTTCTCCAAGAACCATCTTGGACCGCTTCCTTCTTTCCGACGGCTCTCCTTTACTGATCTAAGTCGTTCTTCATCAGCTAGGATCAATGAAGATCTGGCACAGACTCTTGGAGCCGATTTGGTGGATTTTCAGATGTGTGAACTCAAGATGATCACTCAGTGTTTCTCTGGGAACTATCTTCTCGGAGAAGGTGGATTTGGTAAAGTTTATAAAGGTTACATCGATGAGAACCTTCGACAAAGCCTCAAGGCTCAGCCTGTTGCTGTCAAGCTGTTAGATATTGAAGGGCTTCAAGGACATCGTGAATGGCTTGTAAGAACGTATACCAATATTGCATGTCTGATTAATTATTGAGTGGTTCACTTTGTTACTCTTCTCTTATTAGCGTTTAGCTAATTTCTAAACATGACATGAAATTACACTGTTAAAAAACTTTCACAGGAGTAATTTACAAATTCTGAAAAAAACACTTCTCttgatttttgtattttgtaagTCAAAAGATACCGTTGGACCCACGTCTTCACCTTTAGTGCTTTAGGGTATGAAgctatatatgaaatatatgtttgtttgtaTTATGGATTAAGTAGGCATATGAtcttcacatttaaaatttttggtgTCACGGAAACGTATAAGAATCTTTTCTGTTGACAGAATATATAATAGTTGGTGAGACCACTTTGATATACTCTATACAATTATACATATTCACATAGTTCCTTAACTTATTGCTCTAAGATTAGTACAATTACATCTGACATAAACTAACATGAATATTTCATATGCAGTCTGAGGTCATACTTCTTGGACAACTAAAGCACCCAAATCTAGTCAAACTTATCGGTTACTGCTGCGAGGAGGAAGAACGAGTCCTCATTTACGAATTCATGCCACGTGGTAGCTTGGAAAACCACCTCTTCAAACGTATAAACATTTTCGAACATTCTCGTAGTCAATGtctctttttatatttgtagttttagtattatcaaattctatttaattataaaacatttcTCACCAAAACAAAGATGTGATTATATACTAATATGAACAGGGATTTCAATATCGCTACCGTGGGTGACGCGATTGAAAATCGCTGTTGCCGCTGCCAAGGGTTTGGCGTTTTTGCATGATTTAGAGAGTCCAATAATCTACCGCGATTTCAAAACTTCTAATATACTACTCGATTCGGTATTTCagctattattttattttagctctctctgtatatatatttcaccaaaaaatcagttttatgtaattttcttaATCAGGATTTTACGGCGAAGCTATCAGATTTTGGTCTGGCTACTATGGGACCAGAAGGATCCAAATCTCATGTCACAACTCGAGTCATGGGCACTTATGGTTATGCTGCTCCTGAATATGTCTCAACAGGTAACATATTTTTTGCTCAAATATTGTCTAAAGCacattttcagaaaaaaatactattgtttaagcatattattaaaatagattaaaatcaTTGACAGTCTTAAACAGAGCATGAacatatgaataaataaaaaaaaaatcctgaaCGTGTCAAAATTTGAACGAGTGGGCATTCAATTTCTTGGAGTGTTTCATTTGATAAATTTTGGAATGCATGGATTCTCAGGTCATTTAACGACAAAGAGTGACGTGTACAGTTACGGAGTCGTGTTACTCGAGCTCCTAACGGGAAGAAGAGCCACAGATAAGTCACGGCCAAAAAACCAGCAAAACATCATCGACTGGGCAAAGCCCTACCTAACGAGCAGCCGTCGTCTCCGATGCGTTATGGACCAGAGGCTCGCCGGTCATTACTCGGTCAAGGCGGCTAAGGATACAGCTCTTCTCGCCTTAAAATGTGTGAGCCCTAACCCTAAAGACCGGCCCAAGATGCCCGCCGTTGTGGAGGCTTTAGAGAGTCTCATGCATCATAAAGACATGGCGGTTTCGTCCGGTCACTGGCCACCATCTCCGAGATCTCAAGGCGACAAAATCTCGCTGAAGGTTAGAGGGAATAATCGAAGTGGTCGAAAATCAGCTCCGGGTTCACTAAGAAAGTAAAATAAGGGACTAATGAAATTCAATAAACACGTGTTTGTCTCGTTTGTGTGGTGTGTGCATATAATATGGAGTACGGCTTATACATGTTTATAAGTGTAACATAGTAGTATGAACAAAACGAATTGTAAAACATAAGAGTTTGAGTCgctatttcaattatatttagtCTATATAATACACGTGTTGAATGGCTAACTGTTGACATTTTCGCTCTTGTTCTTAGGCTTGGCCTCTCCACACTTCTCGTACTGCCAGCCTCATTTCCTCTCTCTGTTTTTGTACTCTGTTTTACGCTCACTCTCGTGCTCTATTTCTTACTTGTGTTTTATCTTAACACAAGCttgctctctctctttactctctctttacgTTTGTTGTTATTCTtgtagagagagaagagagtacACTTTGAATATCTACATTTTATCTTCTCCAAATCCTTTTTCTTATTAGACTTGGATACTTTGCAACATTACACacatacatatttatagtagacTTGTTCTACTAGTACACACATACTTCAACAACTACAACTTCAACCTTAACTCTACTAACAATTCTTACCAACTCTTTTACTAACTCTTATCAGGCTAGACCTTTTCCAACACTTCACCTTGTTGGCTTTAACCAAAAACTAATTACCTATTTTTTCTTGACTAAGTTTGTTGTGACTCTAGTCAAACTCTTCTTTAGCTCCATTCTTCTCCCTTGTCGTTGACTCACATTGTCAACGTTTCTTTTGctgcttcttctcttcctttggGTGGTAAGCTATCTCTTGCTTCCActtcttcattcttcttctttgtagCTTCTTCTAAACTACccttctttgttcttcttctttattcttcttttgTAATATCTAAACAAAGGTTCAATCTCAACACTAACACAATtgctttttattattaaatttatctaGTTTCATTTCCCCAATTATTAGTTAATTAGTTAAACAAGTGACGCTTCTCCTTGAATGACAAGAGATAACCCCTAATGCAGCTTTGATTGCAGAACATTTCTGATGCAATGAAAGCAACCGGTTCTAAAAGGAACCACAACAGAACCGATGAGTGAATTTTCAGCCTTTTCTCTTGTTTCTTCAGACCCAGAGATATAGAAAGCTATTACGGGAGCCAGATTTCCAAAAACTCTTAAACTGGAAATTAGTTCTACTACTATTATTGTAGTTTAAACAGTCGTGCTAATATGACTAATATTACTCTAGTTAAACTAGTAGTTCTAGTTATTCCACTcattttcaaagaaaatatgacACAACTCAAGTGTAAAAAATACACCACAAGTCTTGAACCTACAAAAATTTTGGAACACAAAATAACAATCGAGTTGAACAAAACATAGTGGTTCAATCACAAGTCGAAACACCAACCATCAATGTTTGTTCATTTTCTTCAACCTCGTGATGGATTATGTATCATCTTTTGCAGTACACTCTTTTAAATTCTCTTCTACATCAAAACTCTCTGGCTCCACGGCTGTTTTCTTATTCGGTTTCGAGAGCCAAAAAGATTAAGATGTAATTTTAGGAAAATAATACAGCTAAAACAATTAAtacaactattatttttttttacgacAATTAATACAACTATCAAAGCACATATTTCCATATTAAAGTCTCGATGGATCTGCAGTCTGGTTTTGGACACACCAGCTTCGAAAGTGCCGTTCAAATTTGTCAGCCACTATTGTCCATTGGAGTAGGCAGCTCTGCTTCTTTGTATAAACTTTTAAACTATACAACTAGTACAATTATATAACTAGTACAATAGCACAActagtaataactaataaattaatttaaaatattttaaaagttaaatagaTCTGAGCCGAGTTTTGGGTATATGAGTTTGAATCAAAAATTTATCCAAGTCAACAAAAACAATTGTTAGATAAGTTCATACATACTTTTTTTCTTGgtatcaatacaattaaaacagcagacTGATTTTTGAGATACCCgtaatcttttaaaatatttacaggaCTGCCACTACTATTTAATATCaatagttattaatattttaaatgaaaaatgaatatTCTGTTTGTTATGCATAACTAAAGACCacttggcaaaaaaaaaaactaaagaccACTTAATAATTTGTTACTCATCCTCTATAATTTAACTAACGATATAAAACATAGTTTTATAATGTTATCATGCACATAAAATTATATCGTGAACTCATAGGTCGAAAACGTGCATTCAGTTCTATAACacactatatatatttacaacattataaaatcaatactattaaaacatgagcaatatttatcgactatgttttggactacaaaaaaatttataacagtccaactaaaataaatacattaattattatcaCATAATATTTTCTAATCTAACAAGTATCTATTAATAATGAGATATTATTCGATATGCAACCGATTCCTACATACGTGCAAAAGAAAATCGGTTTGATTAAGTATTTANNNNNNNNNNNNNNNNNNNNNNNNNNNNNNNNNNNNNNNNNNNNNNNNNNNNNNNNNNNNNNNNNNNNNNNNNNNNNNNNNNNNNNNNNNNNNNNNNNNNAAAAAGTAATCAAAAGACTCAAACTTTACCTGACCAGTACGAGCCCTTCCGACCAGATCAGCACCATCGAGAACCATGTCAAACGTTGTCGCGGCTGAATCGGGAAGAGAGCCTCGATACCCTTCTCCTTAAGCTTGTCCTTCAAGGGATCAGAGATACGGAAGTTGGAGACGGGCGTTAGGGTTATCGACTTTCACCTTCTtgctgctcttcttctcttcctctgatTCTTCGTCTACCTCTGAAGACTtgcgcttcttcttcttactcttcttcttctccttctccttcttatCAGACTCTTCTCCATCGGAATCTGAGAGTTTTCAGCTTCTTCCCTTTCTTCTTCGAGTCCTGCTGCTCTGGAGTCGTCGTCTCCaaatctatcttcttcttcatcttctttctcctctttCTTCTTGTCGGATAAAGCTAATGAAGGCATTGGAAGAATCTCTCCTGCTTCTGTGTCTGAAAGATTGTGGCGGTGGAGGATGAGAGAAGCAAGGAGAGataaagaggaggaggagacaagtgTAGGGTTTAGGGTGCTTCTTTATATAAGATTCtcgagatatttttttttgatggcGCCGTTGATCGTTAGCCCTAATGGAAAACTCAACTGTAATCTTGTCCGTTCAGTTTAGGTCTAGTGTCTTGCCGTTTTTCTTGTTTGGTCGTGAGAATGCGTGTCGGCTTTCCAACTTGTTAGTACTCTTTAAACAAAACCATCAATTTTACTTTTCTGATAAAATGGTTAAAAAATTGTGATAGATAAGgcgtttctggtttaaatttgGATTcgatttggttttaattttttttttaattgaaatcaactaaaaatattactttgagtttggtttaacttcggtttagtttattttcgaTTCAATTTGATCGAGTTggtatttaattttattctaaTTCTGTTCAAAAGTATAAtttagaaaacataaacaaatcatcatttaattactaattcattaatttttataaatctaaatagTTCTATTTCATTGGTTAAGTTTTGAATCAACCGAACTGaaaaaacaaacacattaaGTCCCATTCTCAAACATTGGAGATGATCTTATACAAAAGAGAAAATGTAATAattctctcctttttttttttataaaatctaattaGAGATTATACAAGTACTGTAGTATCATAAAATCAATAACATAGTAGCATTCATTGCACAGCATTTTGCttatttgattaaatttaacattctttcaacAGAAAACGGTTATACGAAGTTAGATAATAGTAATTGTTATATATCAAGAACATATTCACGAGTTCGTTTAAGTCTTTAGTCTTCGAAGTTAATGGCTTCCATATGACCctacaacaaaaataaatcaatgaaaTCTCTTTATGTATGTATGCATGTATAATGGTTTCCACATATATAGAAAAAGGAACGGTGTGCATAAATAAACATGATCCGAACATCTTCAAGGTGAAGATTAAGCAATGATTAGAGTCCCTGTGACTTTCTGTGAATTGAATTTCCGGCATAATTCCAGACCctgtttaaataaatatcatcaaTGGTGTGTCTGATATCTGTTgtagcctttttttttttgaactatgGGAGTTTTGAATTGTTACCTGTTAATATCTGTCCTGCAAGAGTTTTGAGTTTTATATATGATGCTAGTTGCTTCACcaagtttttctttgtttgctctctgtcaagaaaagaaaatgtttaaTATTGTATACAATGGGACTTTTTATGAATCTTTAGAAGAACGTTGAGTTATTACCTTTGAGTTTGGAGTGCAAATATTAGATTCATACACTTGGCAGTGTATCTTTCTGCTGTGATTTCCTTTGTCTCTCCTCCCTTTTGAGGAATCGATGGGTTTAAGCCTGCAGAGAATGTGCGTGAGAATGTTTTTGGGAAAGTCGAATCTAGCAAGAAAGGTAGATTGATGGAGTTTCAAAAGGCTATGCACTAACGTTCTGGAGTTAGTAGCTTCATTCCCTTGTGAGGCATCAACCTTAGCCTGCATGCAATGTGAGACATCATTTAAGCAATGTGTGAACATAGAGGAGAGAAGAACGTTTAAAAGATGGATTTATATGTTGGATGTGAGACTTACACTTGAAGAGCGTTCCTTTGCTCTCAATGTTGTTCTTGAACCAAATGCCTGATGCAGAAAACTCTGTTAACACATGTGGGATGATAAAAACTTTCGGACTTGTAGATGTGGAAAGATTAGTTATACCTTAAGATTTTGAGACCGTAGAGTGTTACTTTTAGGTATAGATGCTGAAGAAGGTTCAAGATTAATCTGCAAATGACCCAAAACATTAGTTATCTAACTACAGCTTCTGAGAATGTGGTAATGAAGAAACTAAATTTGAAAAAGAGATAAAAACTACGTTTTTGTTTGTAGTGTTCCTTTTTAGATGAGTTAATCCTTGGTTTCACATTCTGTTCGGTTTCTGAGTTAACCTTAGACCTGAAAACTACCCAGAGAAAAGAATAAAGGATCAAAACATTTATAAGGAAGCCATACTGCATACAATCTGAGTACCTGTGTCTTTCAGATCTTTCAGCAGTTCTGAGATTCGGTTCCTTTGGAACAGTGAGTTTAGATCTTCTGTTGGAGTT includes:
- the LOC108826084 gene encoding probable serine/threonine-protein kinase PBL15 produces the protein MRDSATTTSTKSSPLWKPFASNCCSVDDQTVFANLSRCRPSRSEFSKNHLGPLPSFRRLSFTDLSRSSSARINEDLAQTLGADLVDFQMCELKMITQCFSGNYLLGEGGFGKVYKGYIDENLRQSLKAQPVAVKLLDIEGLQGHREWLSEVILLGQLKHPNLVKLIGYCCEEEERVLIYEFMPRGSLENHLFKRISISLPWVTRLKIAVAAAKGLAFLHDLESPIIYRDFKTSNILLDSDFTAKLSDFGLATMGPEGSKSHVTTRVMGTYGYAAPEYVSTGHLTTKSDVYSYGVVLLELLTGRRATDKSRPKNQQNIIDWAKPYLTSSRRLRCVMDQRLAGHYSVKAAKDTALLALKCVSPNPKDRPKMPAVVEALESLMHHKDMAVSSGHWPPSPRSQGDKISLKVRGNNRSGRKSAPGSLRK